The following proteins are encoded in a genomic region of Galbibacter sp. BG1:
- a CDS encoding DUF4837 family protein, producing the protein MKKLLMGVFIFLLVLSCKDDKKEKYLPNSVGAINTLSVVIDNDMWKGQVGDSIRKYFAAAVDGLPWEEPLFSIHQMPPEVFTDFARNSRNVLIVQKDSSVIAGVKENLFAKPQQVGIIKAPTQEQIMDKVAEKAPEIIETFKKNDIRESQERFTRSLNKETALEEELGISLTMPSIYKIAKQEENFFWIERQIRKGTMNILVYEMPLNSIPDDSTRVDAIIKMRDSIGEKYVPGREEGMYMITEKAYAPYVFDKEIAGRDAIETKGMWEVKNFAMAGPFINYIIEDKPNDRLLVIEGFTFAPSTNKRDYMFELEAVLKTIEFTDTNTDLAKATTKK; encoded by the coding sequence ATGAAAAAACTATTGATGGGAGTTTTTATTTTTTTATTGGTTCTTTCCTGCAAAGACGATAAAAAAGAAAAGTACCTTCCAAATTCTGTAGGAGCCATTAATACGCTCTCCGTAGTAATCGATAACGATATGTGGAAAGGTCAAGTTGGCGATTCTATACGAAAGTATTTTGCTGCTGCCGTAGACGGTCTTCCTTGGGAGGAACCACTATTTTCCATTCACCAAATGCCTCCAGAGGTTTTTACTGATTTCGCCAGAAATAGCAGAAATGTTCTTATTGTACAAAAAGACAGTTCTGTAATAGCAGGTGTAAAAGAAAACCTTTTTGCCAAACCGCAACAAGTTGGTATTATTAAAGCGCCTACCCAGGAGCAAATTATGGACAAGGTGGCCGAAAAAGCGCCAGAAATTATTGAAACCTTTAAAAAGAACGACATCCGGGAAAGTCAAGAGCGGTTTACACGCTCCCTAAATAAAGAGACCGCCTTGGAAGAAGAACTGGGTATTTCTTTAACCATGCCTTCTATTTATAAGATTGCAAAACAAGAAGAAAACTTTTTTTGGATAGAACGCCAAATTCGCAAAGGGACTATGAATATTTTGGTTTACGAAATGCCTCTAAATAGCATCCCAGATGATTCCACTAGGGTTGATGCCATTATTAAAATGCGAGATTCCATTGGTGAAAAATATGTTCCTGGGAGAGAAGAAGGTATGTATATGATTACGGAAAAAGCTTATGCCCCTTATGTTTTCGATAAGGAAATCGCCGGTAGGGACGCCATTGAAACCAAAGGTATGTGGGAAGTAAAAAACTTCGCTATGGCTGGCCCTTTCATTAATTATATAATTGAAGATAAACCCAACGACCGCCTATTGGTAATAGAAGGCTTTACTTTTGCCCCTTCTACCAATAAAAGAGATTATATGTTTGAGTTGGAAGCCGTTTTAAAAACCATTGAGTTTACAGATACCAATACAGATTTGGCAAAAGCAACTACCAAAAAGTAG
- a CDS encoding twin-arginine translocase TatA/TatE family subunit, translating into MISLNIFLGMIGPWQIAIVVILVLLLFGGKKIPELMRGLGSGIKEFKDASKEEDEPTVDQKKENN; encoded by the coding sequence ATGATATCATTAAACATTTTTCTCGGAATGATTGGGCCTTGGCAAATAGCAATTGTGGTTATTTTAGTACTGCTTTTGTTTGGTGGTAAGAAAATACCAGAACTAATGCGCGGTCTAGGAAGCGGTATCAAAGAATTTAAAGATGCCTCCAAAGAAGAAGACGAACCTACAGTTGATCAAAAAAAAGAGAATAACTAA
- a CDS encoding M23 family metallopeptidase: MSKKKKKRKQIKKKLLHKYRLVILNEDTFEEKLSFKLNRLNVFVLGTLFAIFIIAFTTLLIAFTPLREYIPGYSSTHLKRQAIDLTYKADSLTARLRANELYYDKIQKVLKGEINTQEVNKDSLFEEFRKDTIVANLVPNKQDSLLRERVANEDRYNLFESATTNSDFVLFPPVNGTLSQKYNAKEKHYAVDILAPKDTPIKSVADGMVIFAEWTAETGYVCIIEHGSGLISVYKHNSSLSVQQGDLVKAGEVVAIIGNTGELTTGPHLHFELWSEGYPVDPTNYIDFQ, encoded by the coding sequence ATGAGCAAGAAGAAAAAGAAAAGAAAGCAGATTAAAAAAAAACTGCTCCATAAATACCGATTGGTTATTTTAAATGAGGATACTTTTGAAGAAAAACTATCATTTAAATTAAACCGGCTAAATGTATTTGTTTTAGGGACTTTGTTTGCCATTTTTATCATTGCTTTTACCACTTTACTCATTGCTTTTACACCCTTACGGGAATATATCCCGGGATATTCTTCTACACACTTAAAACGCCAAGCGATAGATCTTACCTACAAAGCAGATTCCCTAACGGCTCGCTTAAGGGCCAATGAATTGTATTATGACAAGATCCAAAAGGTATTGAAAGGCGAAATAAACACTCAGGAAGTGAATAAAGATTCTTTGTTTGAAGAATTTAGAAAAGATACCATTGTGGCGAATCTTGTGCCCAATAAACAAGATTCCCTGTTGCGGGAACGAGTAGCTAACGAAGATCGGTACAACCTTTTCGAATCGGCCACTACAAATTCCGATTTTGTTTTATTCCCTCCTGTTAATGGAACCTTGTCCCAAAAATACAACGCCAAGGAAAAACACTATGCAGTAGACATTCTAGCTCCAAAAGATACTCCGATAAAATCGGTTGCTGATGGTATGGTGATATTTGCAGAATGGACCGCCGAAACAGGCTATGTTTGTATTATTGAGCACGGTTCTGGGCTTATTTCTGTGTATAAACACAATTCTTCCTTAAGTGTTCAGCAAGGAGATTTGGTAAAAGCGGGAGAGGTTGTTGCCATAATAGGAAATACAGGAGAGCTCACTACCGGTCCGCACCTGCATTTCGAACTGTGGAGCGAAGGCTACCCTGTAGATCCTACAAATTATATTGATTTTCAATAA
- a CDS encoding GH3 auxin-responsive promoter family protein — MSLKSFAAKIFAKYIHWKNQKWIDNPMETQDEVFNSLINTAKDTAFGKDHFFSEIKSYKDYVNRVPVRDYEELKKYVDRTVEGEENILWPGKPLYFAKTSGTTSGAKYIPITKDSMPNHIEAARNAILNYIHETGNSDFVDGKMIFLQGSPVLQEKNGVKLGRLSGIVAHYVPGYLQKNRLPSWETNSIEDWETKVDAIVEETLPENMTVISGIPSWVQMYFERIQQKTGKKVGDVFKNFNLFIYGGVNFEPYRAKFEQLIGRKVDSIELFPASEGFFAYQNSQKDKGMLLLLKAGIFYEFIKAEDFNTENEKRITIKDVEIGVNYVLIISTNAGLWAYNVGDTIQFTSTKPYKVIVSGRIKHFISAFGEHVIAKEVEQSMREAMKTFNVSINEFTVAPQITPEKEELPYHEWFIEFEDEPKDLTAFAKKIDETLQQQNSYYLDLIEGKVLQQLKITSLKPGAFSSYMKSQGKLGGQNKVQRLSNDRKIAEALQEYKKK; from the coding sequence ATGTCTTTAAAATCATTTGCTGCCAAAATATTCGCTAAATATATTCATTGGAAAAATCAGAAGTGGATTGATAATCCTATGGAAACTCAAGACGAAGTTTTCAACAGCCTCATAAATACAGCCAAGGATACTGCTTTTGGAAAAGACCATTTTTTTTCTGAAATTAAATCTTATAAAGATTATGTGAATCGTGTTCCGGTAAGGGATTACGAAGAATTGAAAAAGTATGTCGACCGAACGGTTGAAGGAGAGGAAAACATTTTATGGCCTGGGAAGCCTTTGTATTTTGCAAAAACTTCTGGCACTACTTCTGGCGCAAAATACATTCCCATTACCAAAGACTCCATGCCAAACCATATTGAAGCTGCCCGTAATGCTATTTTAAACTATATCCATGAAACTGGAAATTCTGATTTTGTGGATGGAAAAATGATTTTTTTGCAAGGGAGTCCAGTACTTCAAGAAAAAAATGGTGTTAAATTAGGCCGTTTGTCTGGAATAGTGGCGCATTATGTTCCTGGGTATCTTCAAAAAAATCGTCTCCCAAGCTGGGAAACCAATAGCATTGAAGATTGGGAGACAAAAGTAGATGCTATCGTAGAAGAGACACTTCCGGAGAATATGACGGTTATTAGTGGTATTCCGTCGTGGGTACAAATGTATTTTGAAAGAATTCAGCAAAAAACTGGAAAAAAAGTAGGGGACGTCTTTAAGAATTTCAATTTGTTTATTTATGGAGGCGTTAATTTTGAACCCTACAGAGCAAAATTTGAACAGCTTATTGGCAGAAAGGTTGATAGTATTGAGCTTTTCCCTGCTAGTGAAGGATTTTTTGCCTACCAAAATTCCCAAAAAGACAAAGGGATGCTTCTCTTGCTGAAGGCTGGTATTTTTTACGAGTTTATTAAAGCTGAAGATTTTAATACCGAAAACGAAAAGAGAATTACCATAAAAGACGTGGAAATAGGTGTAAATTACGTGCTCATTATCTCCACGAATGCTGGCCTTTGGGCATACAATGTTGGTGATACCATTCAGTTTACTTCTACCAAGCCCTATAAAGTAATAGTTTCTGGAAGGATTAAGCACTTTATTTCTGCTTTTGGGGAGCATGTTATTGCCAAAGAAGTGGAACAATCCATGCGGGAAGCCATGAAAACTTTTAATGTTTCTATAAACGAGTTTACCGTAGCGCCACAGATAACTCCAGAGAAAGAAGAACTTCCTTATCACGAATGGTTTATCGAGTTTGAAGATGAACCTAAAGACTTAACAGCTTTTGCAAAAAAAATAGATGAAACCCTTCAGCAACAAAATAGCTATTATTTAGATCTAATTGAAGGAAAAGTTTTGCAACAGTTAAAGATTACATCCTTAAAACCAGGTGCTTTCTCAAGTTATATGAAATCACAAGGAAAACTAGGTGGCCAAAATAAAGTTCAAAGGCTGTCCAACGACCGTAAAATAGCAGAAGCATTGCAAGAATATAAAAAGAAATAA
- a CDS encoding DUF6909 family protein yields the protein MSKIKSRTRAQESSGAIERMYIAMRHLFNRGFYKPMGVSGETLRESLLQLRPEIYGSVAEPKVELNGLVYILDRLPIGIEQCRYINLTSEEGYKHSTFDVIVPPKRRRNCYRIDDEQMNIEITRGRSDIYDILTHLTFLFIESHKIADNVFIEESGQTIRDWQKLEEAVLKKKLSQPEREVALSHAASILGRTFEECLAAHKVFASKDTPERFLKIVYWMGKIALEEIIDGNKRTITFSPVLRERLGHHIHGEIWANNIKRVLKNNNLLHRPIHIISANMHSVMNSLFASAVLKKEFSNQKNEYDVYEMLSQPTSSIMRDKVRTFAEKNGMISIDDTSGTNIDVQIFDTAKIDFDKINFTFDGDVEKDQMPVLFVMDYAFGEQAYETIDELLKPYKAKGEKLIFLNVDSVSIMGKAGILEGGKGDLMIPNAHIFEGTADNYPFKNELCAADFEGNGLKVFEGTMISVLGTSLQNKDLLKFFHDSTWNVIGLEMEGVHYQKAIQSASRIRKSIAEDVKVRYAYYASDNPLETGSTLASGGLGITGVKPTYLITRKILEQILNTTN from the coding sequence ATGAGTAAAATAAAATCTAGAACGAGAGCTCAAGAATCTTCAGGAGCTATAGAGCGTATGTACATCGCTATGAGACACCTTTTCAACCGTGGTTTTTATAAACCCATGGGTGTTTCTGGAGAAACCTTAAGGGAGTCGTTACTTCAATTACGGCCAGAAATTTATGGTTCTGTAGCAGAACCTAAAGTAGAACTTAATGGTTTGGTATATATTTTGGATAGGCTTCCCATTGGAATTGAGCAATGCCGATATATTAATTTAACATCAGAAGAAGGTTATAAGCATTCCACTTTCGATGTTATAGTCCCTCCCAAAAGACGAAGAAATTGCTATCGTATCGACGATGAGCAAATGAATATTGAGATTACCAGGGGAAGGTCGGATATCTACGATATTTTAACACATCTTACTTTTCTTTTTATCGAATCCCATAAAATAGCTGATAATGTTTTTATTGAGGAATCTGGACAAACCATTCGCGATTGGCAGAAACTGGAAGAAGCTGTTTTAAAGAAAAAGCTCAGCCAACCCGAACGTGAAGTAGCCTTAAGCCATGCCGCCAGTATTCTTGGTAGAACATTTGAGGAGTGCCTAGCCGCACACAAAGTATTTGCAAGCAAAGACACTCCCGAGCGTTTTTTAAAAATAGTGTATTGGATGGGTAAAATTGCTCTGGAAGAAATTATAGATGGCAATAAGCGCACCATTACTTTCAGTCCCGTTTTAAGGGAACGTTTGGGACACCATATCCATGGGGAAATCTGGGCAAACAATATTAAAAGGGTCTTAAAGAATAATAATCTTCTGCATAGGCCAATTCATATTATAAGTGCCAATATGCACAGTGTCATGAATTCGCTTTTTGCTTCCGCAGTTCTTAAAAAAGAATTCAGCAATCAGAAAAACGAATACGATGTTTATGAGATGCTCAGCCAACCCACCAGTTCTATAATGCGGGATAAGGTAAGAACCTTTGCCGAAAAGAATGGAATGATAAGTATTGACGATACTTCGGGTACAAATATAGATGTGCAAATTTTTGACACCGCAAAGATAGATTTTGATAAAATAAACTTTACTTTTGACGGCGATGTGGAAAAAGACCAAATGCCAGTCCTTTTTGTAATGGACTATGCCTTTGGGGAACAGGCTTACGAGACCATCGACGAGCTTTTAAAACCGTACAAAGCCAAAGGGGAAAAATTAATATTTTTAAATGTTGATTCGGTTTCCATAATGGGAAAAGCAGGAATTTTGGAAGGCGGAAAAGGGGATTTAATGATTCCGAATGCCCATATTTTTGAAGGAACTGCCGATAATTATCCCTTTAAAAATGAATTGTGTGCGGCAGATTTTGAAGGCAATGGTCTAAAAGTCTTTGAGGGAACTATGATAAGCGTGCTCGGAACCTCCTTACAAAATAAGGATTTGTTGAAGTTTTTTCACGACAGCACCTGGAATGTAATTGGGCTGGAAATGGAAGGTGTTCATTACCAAAAAGCCATTCAATCGGCATCCCGAATACGCAAGAGTATTGCTGAAGACGTAAAGGTGCGTTATGCATATTACGCTTCAGATAATCCTCTGGAAACAGGAAGTACATTGGCCTCTGGAGGATTGGGAATTACTGGTGTAAAACCCACATATTTAATTACGAGAAAAATTTTAGAACAAATATTAAACACAACTAACTAA
- a CDS encoding DUF6341 family protein: MSDFFYGIQDLFENVLFVPLDALRFLNSWWLSNAINCIFILIGFAAFFYWMKQMKIFSEQEKDTYQPVQ; encoded by the coding sequence ATGAGTGACTTTTTCTACGGTATTCAGGATTTATTTGAAAATGTATTGTTCGTGCCTCTAGACGCATTACGTTTTCTAAATAGCTGGTGGTTGTCTAATGCCATTAATTGTATTTTTATATTAATTGGCTTTGCAGCCTTCTTCTATTGGATGAAGCAAATGAAAATTTTTAGCGAACAAGAGAAAGATACTTATCAGCCAGTTCAATAA